In Gallus gallus isolate bGalGal1 chromosome 6, bGalGal1.mat.broiler.GRCg7b, whole genome shotgun sequence, a single genomic region encodes these proteins:
- the LOC112532697 gene encoding protein SPT2 homolog isoform X1 has protein sequence MLSALREEAETLSVAKQGYGPRSKDEDYSEKLHVARDAKLNSVFVMLWEIYGEVGECLRGREHGRKRSGSREGSAGRAGHAPFTTAPASSSSTDRRGLQRSSAARLSAGRGRPRRCPGRRSESSAYRCGTGAGAADADRPAGSAEEGRSEEEGARGSGGGRLGLREGSPGEVRWESPHGALSRAVRPRFPPRRSASGVRASALPARDSLAPPAGTAQQQHRVTRRAQSASLRPGRCPRAPPVTALPLASAPAVREPLSNGSGRAGRERRSAIASALGRGPRASPHRNAARAPRPPQPPPGGGSCARGSLLLFAFPPLQHNAAAR, from the exons ATGCTGTCTGCACTGCGGGAAGAAGCAGAAACTCTGTCAGTGGCAAAGCAGGGCTATGGGCCTCGTAGTAAAGATGAGGATTATTCAGAGAAGTTGCATGTTGCCAGAGATGCCAAACTCAATTCAGTATTTGTGATGCTGTGGGAGATTTATGGAGAAGTGGGTGAATGCCTG CGGGGCCGGGAACATGGCCGAAAGCGGAGCGGCAGCCGCGAGGGCAGTGCGGGGCGGGCAGGGCACGCACCTTTCACTACAGCCCCGGCATCCTCTTCCTCCACGGACCGCCGGGGACTCCAACGGAGCTCTGCCGCGCGGCTCTCTGCCGGAcggggccgcccccgccgctGCCCGGGGCGGCGAAGCGAGTCGAGCGCCTACCGCTGCGGGACGGGGGCGGGGGCTGCGGACGCGGACCGCCCCGCCGGGTCGGCGGAGGAGGGACGGAGCGAGGAGGAAGGCGCTCGGGGCAGCGGAGGCGGCCGACTCGGCCTCCGGGAGGGATCCCCGGGGGAGGTTCGGTGGGAATCTCCTCACGGCGCGCTGAGCCGGGCGGTGCGCCCGCGCTTCCCGCCTCGACGGAGCGCGAGCGGCGTCCGCGCATCGGCTCTTCCCGCCCGGGACAGCCTCGCGCCTCCTGCGGGCAccgctcagcagcagcaccgcgTTACTCGGCGGGCGCAGAGCGCATCCTTGCGGCCGGGACGCtgcccccgcgccccgccggtCACGGCCCTACCTCTCGCCTCGGCGCCCGCCGTTCGCGAGCCGCTGAGTAACGGCTCCGGCCGCGCGGGGCGGGAGCGGCGCAGCGCCATCGCCTCAGCCCTGGGGCGGGGGCCGCGTGCCTCACCGCATCGGAATGCGGCGCGCGCCCCtcgccccccgcagcccccgcccggCGGCGGCAGTTGCGCTCGCGGCTCCctgttgctttttgcttttccccCTCTCCAGCACAACGCCGCTGCCCGGTGA